The genomic stretch GCGGTCGGTGCGCGCCACCGCGTCGCTGGCGATGGTCATGTCGAACGCGACGGGGCGATCGCGCAGGAGCGCCTCCATCATCTCGCGCAGGCCGTCGGTGAGCTCGCCGAGGTGGACGGGGAGCAGCGTGCAGCTGAGCTTGCCCTGCTCGATGCGCGCGAGGTCGAGAAGGTCGTTGACGAGCGTCAGCTGGCTCGCGGCGGTGCGCTCCATGCGGCGCAGCGTGTCGCGCTGCTCGGTGGTGACGGCGCCGAACGTCTCCTCGCCGAGGAGCTGCGTGTAGCCGAGCAGCACGTTGAGCGGCGTGCGCAGGTCGTGCGACACGCTCGCGAGGAACTCGCTCTTCGCCGCGCTCGCCTGGCGCAGCTCCTCGACGACGAGCCCCTTGCGCAGCGCGACCGTGGTGATGGCGCCGAGGAGGCGCGCGTCCTCCTCGTCCGTCGGCTTGAAGCGGAACGGCTCCTCGACGTCCGTCACCGTGAGCACGCCGAGCCAGCCGGCGGCGTCGACCAGCGGGATGATCAGCACCGACGCCGCGCCGGACGCCGCCGCGATCGCCCCCCGGAAGTAGGCGCTGTGGCGGTAGTCGTTCACGATGAGCGGCTGGCCCGTGCGCAGCGGCTCCTCGAAGGCGGCCTCGCCGGTCACCACGAGGCGTGTCGGGACCGAGGTCGGGAACGAGCCGGCGCGGCCGCGCAGGTGGAGCTCGTCGCCGCGCAGCAGGAGCAGCGCCGAGCGCGTCGCCCGGAAGAGCGCGCGGCTGGCGGCGCACACGCGCTCGGCCATGCGGTCGACGTCGTCGGCGCCGACGACGGCGGCGGCCCAGGTCGCGAGGCGGGCGCGCCGTTCGGCGAGCCGCGCCTGCTCGGCCTCGAGGCGGGCGGTGTGCACGAGGAGCGCCGCGTGCGGCGCGACCTCCCCGAGCGCGTGCAGGGCCTCGGGTCCGAACCCCGGACCGTCGTGCACGCCGCAGCTGAGCGCGCCCTCCCCGCTTCCCTCGTAGATCATCGGCGCCACCGCCAGCTCGCGCAGCTCGGCCAGGCGCAGCATGGTCTCGATGTCCGGGGGCACGGCCCCGCGGACGAGGTGCAGCGGCCGTCCCTCGAGGAGCGCCGCATGGCCCGGGAACGCCTCCGGGCCGTACCCACGCTGCGCGAAGGTCTCGACCACCGAGGCGGGCGTGCCGACGTCGGCGGCGGGCAGGAAGAGGCCGCGCCGGCGCGAGAGCATGTAGACGGTCACGCGCTCGCAGCCGAGCCCGGTCCGGATGCCTCGGGCCAGGCGCCCGAGCAGGTCGGGGTACCCGCGCGCGTCGCGCACGGCGGCCAGCACGGCACCGAGGACGCGCAGAGTCTCGGGATCCATGGACACGGATGTATCGGCCGGTTGCCTGCCGAATATGAATCGCCGCCCGCGGCCGAACGCCACGGGCAGATCGCGCGGCACCGCCCCCGTCAGCACATTGACACGCCGGCTCCCCATCGCGAAGGCTCCGCGCATGCGGACGCTGCTCCGTCTCGCGGCCCTCGCCCTCGCCGTGTGCATGCTCGTGACGGCGATGGCGCTCGAAGGGGGCGAGGTCGTCGAGCTGCGGACCCGCGGGCCCGACGGTGCCGCGCGGGTGACGCGGGTCTGGATCGCCGACGACGGCGGCGCCGAGTGGATCGAGGCGGCGTCCCCCGAGCGGCCCTTTCTCGAGGACGTCGCCCGCGACCCGGACGTAGCGCTGGTGCGCGGCGGCGCCGCGGAGCCGCGCCGGGCCACGATCGTAGCCGGTCCCGAGGGACACGCGCGCATCCGCGCCCTCCTGCGCCGCCGCTACGGCTGGGCCGACCGCTGGATCGGGATGCTCGCCGACACGTCCCGATCCGTCGCCGTCCGCCTCGAGCGCGAGTCGCCGCCCGTGCCGGCGTCGTGACGTCGGGGCGGCGTCAGTCGAGGTCGGACAGGTGCAGCACGCGGCGCACGGTCGCCCCGAGCCGTTGC from bacterium encodes the following:
- a CDS encoding GAF domain-containing protein, producing MDPETLRVLGAVLAAVRDARGYPDLLGRLARGIRTGLGCERVTVYMLSRRRGLFLPAADVGTPASVVETFAQRGYGPEAFPGHAALLEGRPLHLVRGAVPPDIETMLRLAELRELAVAPMIYEGSGEGALSCGVHDGPGFGPEALHALGEVAPHAALLVHTARLEAEQARLAERRARLATWAAAVVGADDVDRMAERVCAASRALFRATRSALLLLRGDELHLRGRAGSFPTSVPTRLVVTGEAAFEEPLRTGQPLIVNDYRHSAYFRGAIAAASGAASVLIIPLVDAAGWLGVLTVTDVEEPFRFKPTDEEDARLLGAITTVALRKGLVVEELRQASAAKSEFLASVSHDLRTPLNVLLGYTQLLGEETFGAVTTEQRDTLRRMERTAASQLTLVNDLLDLARIEQGKLSCTLLPVHLGELTDGLREMMEALLRDRPVAFDMTIASDAVARTDRERLRQVLVNVLVNAAKFTQAGCVRLVAARVGEAVDVTVADTGPGMDTVLARQVTEPFVHGSGPAAGTGLGLAIVSRLLGVLGGSLAIDSAPGRGTRVHIRLPGA